From the Primulina tabacum isolate GXHZ01 chromosome 15, ASM2559414v2, whole genome shotgun sequence genome, one window contains:
- the LOC142526342 gene encoding actin-related protein 8 yields MNSLIRKAWGSVVHRLAFGSSSNEYRSPTLEYDRFLQMMYIHDSCTGEFDRIPIDIFLQILRILGPKESARLRAVCKSWKFILSDNRLWIYFLQNEQEPWSSVFFAETHLRSGYPLQMFPTQMSDLSFMHIYSQRVQVPGAIIIDGGSGYCKYGWSKYSSPSGRSATFLEFGSLESPVPSRLRHFFSTICHRMQVKTSTQPIVVSTPLCHCNDTQSDKNSRRRLKEVIYSTLFDMNVPAVCAVDQATLALFAARRTSGIVVNVGFNQTSVVPILHGKVMHEVGVEVVGIGALKLTGFLRDQMQQNNINFDSIYTVRTLKENLCYVALDYEVELSRDTRASFGVSSEGQFTLSKERFKTGEILFQPRIAGMQAMGLHQAVALCMDHCHDAELTCDDNWYKTVVLAGGSACLPGLAERLQKELSELLPTSISRGIRVLPPSHGADSVWFGAKLVSNLSTFHTSWCVTKRQFKR; encoded by the exons ATGAATTCTCTGATTCGCAAGGCATGGGGATCCGTCGTGCACCGATTGGCTTTTGGTTCGAGCTCAAATGAGTATCGGAGTCCGACTTTGGAGTACGACAGGTTCCTGCAGATGATGTACATACACGATTCATGTACAGGTGAATTCGATCGGATCCCGATCGATATATTCTTGCAAATTCTAAGAATTCTTGGTCCTAAAGAGTCGGCCAGGTTGAGAGCGGTTTGCAAGTCGTGGAAATTTATCCTATCGGACAATCGGCTCTGGATTTATTTTCTGCAGAATGAGCAAGAGCCTTGGAGCTCCGTTTTCTTCGCCGAAACCCACCTACGATCCGGTTATCCTCTTCA GATGTTTCCTACCCAGATGTCTGACCTGTCGTTTATGCATATTTACAGTCAACGTGTGCAAGTCCCTGGAGCTATCATAATTGACG GTGGCTCAGGGTACTGCAAGTATGGGTGGAGCAAGTATTCCTCTCCATCCGGAAGATCAGCTACATTTTTA GAATTTGGAAGCCTTGAATCTCCGGTGCCCTCTAGACTTAGACATTTCTTTTCAACAATTTGCCATAG GATGCAGGTGAAAACATCTACTCAACCAATTGTTGTGTCCACACCGCTTTGTCACTGCAATG ATACACAGTCTGATAAAAATTCAAGAAGACGGCTCAAGGAAGTCATATACTCAACATTATTTGACATGAATGTTCCTGCTGTTTGTGCCGTCGACCAG GCAACCTTGGCTTTGTTTGCTGCAAGACGAACATCAGGGATCGTTGTGAATGTTGGTTTCAATCAAACGTCAGTTGTTCCAA TTTTACATGGCAAAGTGATGCATGAGGTGGGAGTGGAGGTTGTTGGAATTGGAGCGTTGAAACTTACAGGATTTCTTCGAGACCAGATGCAACAGAACAATATAAATTTTGATTCCATTTACACTGTTCGCACTTTGAAAGAG AACCTGTGTTATGTTGCTCTTGATTATGAAGTCGAACTATCCAGAGATACACGAGCGTCTTTTGGAGTTTCATCAGAAGGTCAATTTACACTTTCAAAGGAACGCTTTAAAACGGGAGAAATATTATTCCAGCCTCGCATTGCAGGAAT GCAAGCAATGGGTCTTCATCAGGCAGTGGCGCTTTGCATGGATCATTGCCATGATGCTGAATTGACATGTGATGATAATTGGTATAAAACTGTGGTATTGGCAGGAGGCAGTGCATGCTTGCCAGGATTAGCAG AAAGATTACAAAAAGAACTGTCTGAACTTCTACCAACTTCTATTTCCCGTGGAATTCGAGTTTTGCCTCCTTCTCATGGTGCAGATTCTGTGTGGTTTGGAGCAAAACTTGTTAGCAAT TTGAGCACATTTCATACTTCCTGGTGTGTAACAAAAAGGCAATTCAAGCGTTGA
- the LOC142526716 gene encoding putative WD repeat-containing protein C2A9.03, producing MSYHQDNNSEGMEEDYQMEDVEDELDDEFRGRDGGSDSDVNGYDSMDDRMQDTTAVEARKGRDIQGIPWERLSITREKYRQTRLEQYKNYENIPQSGEGSEKECKTTEKGESYYEFRRNSRSVKSTILHFQLRNLVWATSKHDVYLMSHFSVMHWSSLTCSKSEVLNVSGHVAPCEKHPASLLEGFTQTQVSTLAVKDKLLVAGGFQGELICKYVDKPGISYCTRTTYDDNAITNAVEMYTSSSGAVHFIASNNDCGVRDFDMETFQLSKHFRFPWPVNHTSLSPDGKLLVIVGDDPVGILVDSRSGEAIASLHGHLDHSFASAWHPDGLTFSTGNQDKTCRIWDVRNLANSLTVLKSNIGAIRSIRYTSDGRFMAMAEPADFVHIFDVDSGYEKEQEIDFFGEISGISYSPDTESLFIGVWDRTYGSLLEFSRRRQYSYLDSIL from the exons ATGTCATATCACCAAGACAACAACTCTGAAGGCATGGAAGAAGACTATCAAATGGAGGATGTAGAAGATGAGCTGGATGATGAGTTCCGTGGGAGAGATGGGGGCTCTGATTCTGATGTCAATGGATATGATTCTATG GATGATAGAATGCAAGATACCACTGCAGTTGAAGCTAGGAAAGGCAGAGATATACAAGGAATTCCCTGGGAAAGGCTCAGCATAACAAGGGAAAAGTATAGGCAGACTAGATTAGAACAGTATAAGAATTATGAAAACATTCCTCAATCTGGGGAGGGATCAGAAAAG GAATGCAAGACCACTGAGAAAGGAGAATCTTATTATGAATTCAGACGAAATTCAAGATCAGTGAAGTCCACGATTTTACATTTTCAG TTGAGAAATCTGGTATGGGCTACATCAAAGCATGATGTATATCTCATGTCTCATTTTTCAGTGATGCATTGGTCATCGTTAACATGCTCCAAGTCTGAAGTTCTTAATGTTTCAGGACATGTGGCGCCATGTGAG AAACATCCTGCAAGCTTATTAGAAGGATTTACTCAGACCCAGGTCAGCACACTAGCAGTGAAAGATAAGCTGCTTGTTGCAGGAGGATTTCAGGGAGAACTTATCTGCAAG TATGTGGATAAGCCTGGAATTTCTTATTGTACACGGACAACTTATGATGATAATGCCATCACTAATGCAGTTGAGATGTACACATCTAGCAG TGGTGCTGTGCATTTTATAGCTTCTAATAATGATTGTGGAGTCAGAGATTTTGATATGGAAACATTCCAGCTGTCTAAACATTTTCGTTTTCCTTGGCCAGTTAAT CATACTTCTCTTAGTCCTGATGGTAAGCTTCTGGTAATTGTTGGAGATGATCCAGTTGGTATATTGGTGGATTCTAGGAGTGGCGAG GCAATTGCGTCCCTGCATGGTCACTTGGACCACTCTTTTGCATCAGCATGGCACCCTGATGGATTAACCTTTTCCACTGGAAACCAAGACAAAACCTGTCGAATTTGGGATGTCAGAAATCTTGCCAATTCACTCACTGTCTTGAAGAGTAATATTGGTGCCATTCGCTCCATCCGCTACACATCTGATGGAAGATTCATGGCCATGGCAGAACCTGCGGATTTTGTCCATATTTTTGATGTTGATAGTGGGTATGAAAAGGAGCAGGAAATTGATTTCTTTGGTGAGATATCTGGCATTTCATATAGTCCCGATACGGAGTCCCTTTTTATTGGTGTATGGGATCGTACTTATGGTAGCCTCCTTGAGTTTAGCAGACGCCGCCAGTATTCGTATCTTGACAGTATTCTGTAG
- the LOC142526896 gene encoding WPP domain-interacting protein 2-like: protein MDLESEILESVENNEEGVDNVSAVEKFGNLDEAKVQDNGSYVEENSGPVGSPSETKGKKNEILGSVSLPPSVIDHDVSPSSTMTKKGSGLKKWRRIRREPNKVGDSSVQTGSMTMNEMSNLGRNPIKRVQVHPDRKQRSEGSVSSTNARLRSLDDFALLDDSGLEMQPSFAAGTDLGNREDQKSKSPTTESITRVRGEASAVVGFLNDKRRIRNLSGKDLTHSVRRGMQGKGKIDTNKRPKGEKIKIEKENSHSSTESDSRSYEFVFKHGMPYARNVIRTEKSIDYNEESGDEGQGIEHQLSNGLQDDFHKNGEGVYKDTSTEDVGADSSWEAKDERSRNNGSSEDMDPLVESIFAIQSVGEMLEKEVLKLSEIGKDLTIADLEAVNRDVETEIEDLFKRKIEADVERLAISRTVLKLRDAVDQFNILEERRTLPSDTMKKDSMLEKEAKRLETFCEDTASADETLKLQTRVCKYTSCFFIQLVLLVVFLVVFTFQESPKYTGVVPT, encoded by the exons ATGGATTTGGAAAGTGAGATTCTCGAATCAGTTGAAAATAATGAAGAAGGGGTTGATAATGTTTCAGCAGTAGAAAAATTTGGAAATCTTGATGAAGCCAAGGTTCAGGACAATGGGTCTTACGTAGAGGAAAATAGTGGTCCCGTTGGATCACCATCTGAGACGAAgggaaagaaaaatgaaattttgggATCTGTGAGTTTGCCTCCTTCGGTGATCGATCATGATGTATCTCCGTCCTCTACGATGACAAAGAAAGGGAGTGGATTAAAGAAATGGAGAAGGATCAGGAGAGAGCCAAATAAGGTCGGGGACAGCAGTGTTCAAACTGGGAGCATGACAATGAATGAGATGTCGAATTTGGGTCGGAATCCAATTAAAAGAGTGCAAGTTCATCCCGACAGAAAGCAAAGGAGTGAGGGTTCTGTTTCATCTACTAATGCGAGGCTGAGAAGCTTGGATGATTTTGCTCTACTTGACGATTCTGGGTTGGAGATGCAACCCTCTTTCGCTGCTGGGACAGATTTGGGTAATCGTGAGGATCAGAAAAGTAAGTCTCCAACCACAGAAAGTATTACCCGAGTAAGGGGTGAGGCATCAGCGGTTGTGGGATTTCTTAATGATAAGAGGAGGATTAGGAATTTGAGTGGAAAAGATTTGACTCACTCAGTGCGGCGTGGTATGCAAGGAAAAGGCAAAATTGACACTAATAAGAGGCCCAAgggtgaaaaaataaaaatcgagAAGGAAAACTCACATTCCAGCACAGAATCTGACTCACGAAGCTATGAATTTGTGTTTAAGCATGGAATGCCCTATGCGAGAAATGTAATTCGAACTGAAAAGTCGATTGATTACAATGAAGAGAGTGGTGATGAAGGTCAGGGCATTGagcatcaacttagcaatggTCTTCAAGATGATTTTCACAAAAATGGGGAGGGGGTATACAAAGATACCTCAACTGAAGATGTGGGTGCTGACTCATCTTGGGAGGCTAAAGACGAGAGGAGCCGGAATAATGGTTCCTCTGAGGATATGGATCCTCTTGTTGAATCTATCTTTGCAATCCAATCTGTTGGGGAAATGCTAGAAAAAG AGGTGCTAAAGCTTAGTGAAATTGGAAAAGATCTTACAATTGCTGATCTAGAAGCGGTAAATAGAGACGTGGAAACAGAAATTGAGGACCTCTTTAAGCGAAAGATAGAAGCTGACGTGGAGCGTCTCGCTATATCAAGGACAGTCCTAAAGTTGAGGGATGCCGTTGATCAATTCAATATATTGGAAGAACGAAGAACTCTGCCTTCAGATACGATGAAGAAAGATTCTATGCTTGAGAAGGAAGCCAAAAGGCTAGAAACTTTTTGTGAAGACACTGCAAGTGCCGATGAAACCCTAAAGCTTCAGACAAGGGTATGCAAGTACACGTCGTGTTTCTTCATCCAGCTTGTATTGTTGGTAGTCTTCTTAGTTGTCTTTACATTCCAGGAATCACCAAAATATACAGGGGTTGTTCCCACTTAG